The DNA sequence ACAGATTGAAGAAGACAACGcacaagaaaaaaattatatagcAAAGAACTTATATTATAATTTAGGCACCCATAAAAGGATCTTTTAGGATTTGCATGTGTCCCAAACCATCAAAGAATAGAACACATTCTATAGCCACACTAATCTGGAATCTTTCCTAATCTATTATTATTAGGGTTCCTCGCAGAAATGCCATGAGAACGCAACCTCGCAGATTGGCAGCCTGaacccatcatcttctcaacaagaTCGAAGATGGGGCTGCAATTTAGGATTTTAAGTCTATTTTCAAGGGTTTATTTGGGTCATTTTAACCTTTTTCATATTATGTATCTATCAGCATTCTACCATGACAATCTGAAACTTAGGTGACAACATAGTTTGACAACTTAATGTGCCACATTAGCGTTTCGTTAATGGAGATTACTGCAGGGACAAATGTGAGTCAATCTTCAATATTTGGGGGTTTCAATTAAATAACTTAGAAATTTAGAGTCAAAATTGAGGCCGACATAAAATTTTAGGAgccaaaataaattttaactcaGTTATAAACTGCATAAATTCATAATCAATATCCATATCTGGCCGaccataataaatttttaaaaaaatacatgtatattttattatttttttaatattgaattTGTAATGATGTATCTCAccaaaataatacaaaaaatgtGTTTAACCCTGTTTTGAGAAGTCGACGTTTTGTATtacaaaattttagaaaatccttTTTAATCAAAACAGTTTTGtgtttcaaaaaataaaaaaaatttaatcaaaatatttgtaaaattcactttttttttatcaaaaatatgGAGATTTAAATCTGTGATTTCTAAATGAGTATGAAGAGATTATACCATTTAAGTTATAGTTTATTGACAGAGTGTAAAACTCACTTGCACGAAAATATATAATGAAGTATATATCACACATTTTATTACaatatcaaaaaaattattgcTCTAgttatgaagaggagatgatcaagtaaaaaaaaatcatttatgtGTAAAAAGGTAgcagtaattttttttaacaaaaatgtttaaatatttatataattttatttaattttttaaaaaaatagtagaGTTAAtggaatatattatttttttgggaGGCATTTCGATAAGATGTTTAAAACGTTTTCTTTTAAAGATATTTGTtattaactaaaatttaatacatataattgattaaactatattatttttgtcaaaattagatcAGACAAATTGATTTGGTCAAAAAATCGGTAAACCAAACCTTGAAccgatttaaattaatattcttttttataaaaaaatgactacaataactttattatagaaaatgactaaaatatttttattatatattttttttattttaaaaatcctaaattctaatctTATAACGacacaaagaaaagaaaagggttaGAATTTAGggttcttaatatatatatatatataaaagaatattttagttattttttataatagaaatattgtaattatcttttataaaaaatattaattagacCGATTCAAGGTATAATTTATCGATTTTTTGGCCAAATCAATTTATCtaatctaattttaataaaaataatatagtttaatcaattatatgtattgaattttaattacttaaaaacatctttaaaaaaagacgttttaagTATGTTTATCTAAGTGGCTCCcttatttttttactaatattttaattattagttcaatttttttaatctaaaatctaacaatatatttttagttaatatttttaaggtttaattactctattggtccctatagttttgtGGAATTTTCAATTTggtctctatattttttttccttttaattgagtccttgtaccaattttttttaattgggtccctacactttttttttcttttatttagatCCATAtaccaattctttttttttagttgggtcccTATAAAATTAAGTCAATTACTATTAAaagggacttaattgaaaaaaaaattagtgcaggacctaattaaaaagaaaaaaatatagggatctaattgaaaattttacgAAACTATAGGAaccaatagaataattaaacctatttttaaatattatttgttaactgttaatcaaaaataataattttgtctgttattttttttatacatgataatgcaatttaaatttattcatCTCATTTTCGTAATAAATACCACGTTTCTCTAAATACGTGTCCTTATATCATATGTTAAACTAAAAGCAATTCAACatgttaataaataataataattgggATAATATGTTCATCCAAAACAATATTACAACCTATTGCTGATGAGATTACCATCGTTTCACCAACTTTACTTGACCAAGCACATTATATCAGAATTGTTTAGAAGTAGTAAAGTTGGAATGGATAAGTATGCATAACTAAGCTGAAACTTTATGGATATATAGAACTCCAAAATATCAGaattcaaaattgaaaatttgaaataaggATATAATAAACGGACATTAAATTAAAACTTGTTCAATGAAACTTAAGAAGAGATTGATTAATCCAATAACTAGTGGAGAAAAACTCAAAGGTCaaaattttagtttatattAACTAGACTTTTAGTTAGCAGTTAAATATCTTTAGTGTCGTACCATTATCCAAAGTAGTGTATGTATTGAATAATAATTGAACaactaagaaaataaatatttgaCAGGAAAGCATGTAAAAAATCTAGTCCTATACTAGCTAGGAATTAAGCTAAGAGGATATGTAAAGAGTGGAGCGAAGAAGAATCAGCATTAGACTTGAGGAGGTGCCTGCAAGTAGGACAAGAAGAATGAGAGAGGAGCCACTTGTCAATGCAAACCACGTGAAAATGGTGACTGCACTGCGGAAGAAACCTTATTTGCTCACCATCACTGAACTCTGCTAAGCATATTGCAcagttgttattattattgttactaGGAGCTgcttcagaagaagaagaagaagaagaagaagaaaaagttgaGGTAGGGAGAGCCACCATGTCCTTCCTCTTGAGACCGGAATTGAGCCTTCGAGAAGCGATCCATTGAAGAGGCTGCGTGAGAACACGCCCCGCACACTGAAACACGCATTGTAGCATGGTGTTGAGCCCTAGAGCGCACAGCAAGGCACACACGATGGCCGCCGCTACAACTGTCCAATCCAAACCACCATTatgaggtggtggtggtggtggtgtggCCGTGGGAGGGACAAGTGTAGTTTCAGCCTCCATaaatatagaaagaaagaagaagctaatTAATTAACATGAAGAGTAGTAGAATGGAGAAATGGAACAACAATATAGAAATTATATTGGTGGACATAAATGGGACCTCCTTCTAATTAATCATCCACTTCCATCTtctcatccctttttctttatataaagCAACTCATCTCTTAcatatctttctctttcctCCTCCTATGTCCTATGACTCCTATCCCATCCCATCACTCGCTCTTCCTTACTCTTACATACActactactcattttattattcaAAACAAACATTTCTTTCTCTCATGTTACATTTATcactttattattatataacttttatttaaaatacaGTCATAAAATAAAACATCTATATACACAtgtcaaaaaaataaagagtgttgtctattattaatatatatctATTGCGTGAAAAGTGAAAACGATGTTCTATTATTTATTGGATGTTGATAAACTCTACTTTTGTTATTTAGATATACATACACCTGCTACATCAATACATGCTTAATGTCCTAAAAGGGAAAAGGATAGTCCAGGGTTCAATATACCAAATGAATAGTAGTTATCAAGTAAAAGCTACATGCCAAGTAACTATATTTTAAACATGTTTTTATACTTTGATATTCATATTAATTgggaaaaatacaaaatttgtCGATAATCTATTACTACTTTATACAGGAGTTTGATGTGGTGGAAGTCATCGTCAATGATTTAATCCACTAAGCGTAGTTATCTCTCTTTCGCCACGAAAAAGCAATGTTGTTGCTAATGCTATGTTTCTTTCCACTTTCCAGTAAAGGCGCGGCGTGGAGATGCCGCTTCTTGTGGAATGTGGACCATCTCAATTCTCAAACGTTTcttcccttttaatttcttttatttatgacaCTGTACACTCAAAATTCCCTTAAGAAACATTATTTTCAACAATATTAATCTGCCAAAAGATATTATTGTAAAGGTGTAACCCATTATTGAATTTATCACGTTTGAATTCTAAAGTAGATAAGGCAATATCACTATCTTCTTGTATTGTGTGAATTGTGATGTTCCCTTCTAGTgatatttctattttctattatttctaAGTCCACTAATCATAttgagacaaaattaaaattagatctaaatatttaaaataattttcagtTGTATTTCTCATCATGTATATTTTTTTGGATAGTATTTCCATAAAAGTTTATTCAAAGCCTCAATGGAGTTCATGGTCAAAGAATAAAGTAAGGAATTCATTTGTCAGCAATATacttttaaatgaaattttcaTCCCTAACAGATTAATTTTTAACCTGcttaaaaaatatcatgaaaaaataaatcaagtgtaaaaaaataaaatttagactTTTCAATACagataagttttttttttatcaaattcagGATATACATATCTATTCATtcttacattaaaaaaaaaaagacttgtATCTTTTGACCCAACGATGGCCAAGAGATGTTGACAAAAAGAAAAACTCTTGTCTAAACTGGGCCATATCAGGCCCAAAAGGAAAACAATAATTGTACCGATACTTGGAACCTAGCTAGAACCCATATAGGGATGACAATTGATTTTACCCGCCCAAAATAAAAATGGGGAGACCAAAATGAAAACCTAGGACAAGAGATTAAGAGCAGCTGAGGCTTAGCTCAACTGGTAACACCATGCGCCTCTTAATATGCTGCACCCGGGTTCAAATCTTGGTGAGTGCACCAAGTATTGATTATGAACTCTTAAAATGTGTGTGGGTGAGTGTGTAGTGTGGGTGAGTTGTGATACCTAGGATTGGATGTTGTCCAATCcacttgacaaaaaaaaaaaaaaaagagataccTTTTACTAGGTAGTAGGTACCgagtattttaataattttccATGCAGCTTTAATGTCCAATGCTACTCGTGGTTCCAAGCGTTCTTTATATCTAATTGAAGCTCCATGTTGGATTAACAATTCTATTACTTATGTTGGTGGTATTACTAATATACAATCCCGCAAAATATGTATTCACGAATTCTTTTCAATAGAATAAGAATACATGTGCCCGAtgtcattttttcttttctaactctcaagggaaaaaaaaaaaaaaaccaaaaaagtTATACACCACtataaatttaaatcttttaaattttatatttttattttagagaatagATTATTCCTGTGAATTTCAAGTAGTGATGAACATTTCTTATTTCTAATATAAAAGCATTAGGGTATAAAAAGTGAGGTGAGACTTTTCATACTTGTTCCGTTCCACACGACCTTTTCTCCTTTTCGCTCTTTCTTGGTCATGATCCATGAAGGCGTATCTGAGCCGCACTTAACTGCAGTTAGCGAATCCTTGCACGATTGGATTTAACTGCTTAACCCTTTTCTGCTTCACCCACCAAGTGTATTCCACAGAATCCAAGGTTTTCTCAGAAACTGTAATGCAACAAACACAACACGCTAAACTCTTGTTCCAACTCTCTTTTCCCTTCCCAGCATAATTAGCA is a window from the Arachis stenosperma cultivar V10309 chromosome 3, arast.V10309.gnm1.PFL2, whole genome shotgun sequence genome containing:
- the LOC130970581 gene encoding probable E3 ubiquitin-protein ligase ATL44 — protein: MEAETTLVPPTATPPPPPPHNGGLDWTVVAAAIVCALLCALGLNTMLQCVFQCAGRVLTQPLQWIASRRLNSGLKRKDMVALPTSTFSSSSSSSSSEAAPSNNNNNNCAICLAEFSDGEQIRFLPQCSHHFHVVCIDKWLLSHSSCPTCRHLLKSNADSSSLHSLHILLA